The DNA window AGCGAGTCAACCGTCTTCGGGGTGGGGTCGAGGATGTCGATCAGGCGCTTGTGCGTACGCATCTCGAAGTGCTCGCGCGAGTCCTTGTACTTGTGCGGCGAGCGGATGACGCAGTACACGTTCTTCTCAGTGGGCAGCGGCACCGGGCCCGCGACCTGCGCACCAGTACGGGTGACGGTCTCGACGATCTTCTTCGCCGAGGAGTCGATCACCTCGTGGTCGTAGGCCTTGAGCCGGATGCGGATCTTCTGTCCCGCCATGGCTACTTCGTAGTCCTTGTCTGTCGTCTTGCCACTACGGCGCTCGATTGGCCTCTCGCCCGACCCACGCGGTCGGGCGTGTCGCACTCCCGCTCGCAGTGAACCCTTGGACAACTCTCCAGGAGGCTCCTGCTCCGGGGCCGCGTACGGCCGTCAAGCGCCGGGCCGAGGCCCCGCCCACGCTTCCCGGAAGATTCCCGTACGTCCGCCCTCGCAGCTACCGCATCAGCGGGCATCGCAGGGGCGACGAGTACTGTGGGACTCGCTTCCGGTCCTCCCGGCGGGAGGCGCGCAGCATCGGCACTCAACCGAGCAACTTGGACAGTGTGCCATACCGGGCACGCTGCAAGCCAATCGGAACGCATGACCCTACCCACTGGGTGCCGCCTGTCAAACCCGGCGCCCGACGTGCGTGGCTAGCCGCCGGTCCTGACGGGCGTCTTGGCGAGGGTCTTCTCGAAGCGGCTGGCGAACGGGAAGCGCCGCTCCAGGAAGGTGTGCGCGGTGCCGCGTATGGCGTCCCGCCGGGCGTCGTCCGTGGAGACGTCGTTGAGGCAGAAGAAGTCCACGTCGGCGGCGTTCGCCAGCCGGGCCAGCCGTTCCCGCAGGTCCGGCTTGCCGAGTTCGACATAGCGGAACGAGTACTCGCCGGGGACCGCGCGGCCCGTCACCATGGCCCAGTGGTGGTGCAGCGTGGCGGCGGGCGCGACATCCCGAATGGACCGGAAACGCGACCGCGTGGTGCTCTCCAGCTCGGGGATACCGAGGTCGTGCAGTTCCTTCATCACCGACAGCAGCTGCGGGTGGGGGGTGTGCAGGAACTTGTTGGTGATGTAACGGCCGTGCGCCCGGAGGATCACCTCCCGGACGTTCTTCCCCGCCGAGTTGGGCGCGGGCTCCTCGGACTGCGGCGCTCCGACCCCCAGCTTGAAAGGGGAGAAGGGCAGCAGCGCGATTCCGTTCCCATGGAAGAACCGGCCTGCTTCCACCGGGCGGTTCACAAAGACGTCGTCGTTGAAGTAGAGGTAGTGCTCGCTGAGCCCGGGTATTCGGTGCAGGCGGCTTTCGATCGCATGGGAATTGAATACCGGGAGGGCTTCCGCCGGAAGTATGTCGCGGTGGTCGACGACCGTGATACCTTCGGCGTCCTCGTTCAGCCAGTGCGGCTTCTGGCCGTCGGTCACGATGTAGATGTGCCGGATGAAGTCCGCGTACATCTCCAGGGACCGCAGCGAGTACTTGAGCTCGTCGTGGCTGGTGTAGCGGGACGACCCCACCTCACGGGCGGCGATCAGGCCGGTGGTGCCGTCGCGGTGCGCCTCGCGCTTCGCCGCCAGCACCGGATCGCTGCCGTCGACCCAGGTGTAGACCACGTCTATGGGGAAGAGCACCTCGTCCACGCCCGGCTCGGCGAACGGTTCGAAGGTGGGGAACCCATGGCCGCCCAGCGTGATCGACGCCGGCTTGCGCGCGTCGGCGGGCAGCACCTCGGTCACCCGGTTGACGCGCGGCGCGACCAGGGCGCCGCTGAACACCTCGCCGAGCTGACGGGTCGGCACGGTCAGCCAGCCGGCGTCCGCCGCGGCGCCGTCCAGCTCGTGCCCCTGCCGCCAGAACTCGACCTCGCATCCGGTGTCGAGGCCACCCAGGATCTGACCGACGGGCCCCAACCTGACCACGCCCAGGCGCAGGGCCCGGGCGCTGCGGATCGAGCGGGGCAGCCTGCCGTCGGCCCACAGCACCACCCGGGACGGCACCCCCGACTGCCCGAGCGCGGCGACATAGCCCGCCGTCCTGCGCAGCTGCTCCCCGGCCAGCCGCAGGAACTCCCGCCGGTACTGCTCCTCGACCCCCACGACCTTGCGCAGCGGGTCGTGTCCGGGCACCAGGAAGTACGGGATGCCCTCCGACTCCAGCAGGTCGGTGACGGTACGCAGGTCGGCCGTGGCCGCCGCCGCGGCCGAGTAGTGGTCCACGGTGCGGCCCCGCAGCGGAAAGCCCTCGGCCGAGAGCCGCCGGACGGCCGGGTCGGCTGCGTCGAGGCGGCGTCGGCCGGCTGCCGCGCGGGCCGACCAGCACTGGCGCAGGAACGGTACGACCCGCGCGCGCTCTCGGATTCTCATGGGGCCGCCGCTCAGTGGGACTTCTCGAAAGAACTCGGGAACGGGAAGTACTGCTCCAGGAAGTCGTGCATACGCCTGCTGACCTCTTCGCGCTGCTCCGGCGGCACATCGACGTCATTGAGGCAGAAGAAGTCGAAGCGGCGGCTCCGCTGGAGATCGGCGAGCCGCTTGTCGGCGTCCTCCCGGCCGATGTTCACATAGCGGAACCGGTACTTGCTCTGCACTCCCTTGCCGGTCGCCAGCGCGTACTGGTAAAGCAACGGTGCGGTCATCGCAATGTCCTGCGGCGAGCGGAACCGGCTGGCGGTGGTCTGCGCGACCTCCTCGGGGAACATCTCGGCGAGTTCCTGGAGGGTCAGCCGCTGCTGCGGCAGCGGCGTGTGCATGAAGTTGTTGGTGGTCATGCGACCGAACTTCTTGAACAGCAGCTCGCGCACATTCTTGTTGGCCGAGTTGGTGGCGGTCTCCTCGGCGTGCGGCTTTCCGACGCCGATCTTCAGCGGGGAGACCGGGACCCGCATCGTCCCGCTGCCCAGGAAGAAATGCTCCGCGGTGACCCGGCGGCCGACGAAGACATCGTCGTTGAAGTAGAGATAGTGGTCCGAGAGACCGGGGATGTGATGCAGGCGGGTCTCGATCGCATGCGAGTTGAAGACCGGGAGCACATCTGCCGGAAAGATGTCGCGGTGGTCGACGACCGTGACGCCCTCGGCGTCGTCCTTCAGCCAGTGCGGCCGCTGGCCGTCGGTCACGATGTAGATGTGCCGGATGAAGTCGGCGTACATCTCCAGGGACCGCAGCGAGTACTTGAGCTCGTCGTGGTTGGTGTACCGCGACTCGTTGATCTCCTTGTCCAGGATCTCGGCGGTGCCCTCGCCCTTGTAGCGGGCCCGCTTCGCCCGCATCGCGGGCTCCTCGCCGTCGACCCAGGTGTAGACGACGTCCACGGGGAACGTCACATCGGCGAGGGTCGGGCGGGAGAACACCTCGAAGGTCGGCACCTCCCGATCGCCGATCTTCACCGTCGCCGGCTGCTGCTCGCTCGCCGCGACGACATCGGCGATCCGGTTCTGCCGGGGCGCGACGATGGCCTCCCGGAAGACCGCCTCCGATGCCTGGGGCTGGATACCGGCGAGCTTCCTGGCGCCTTCGGGGCGGTCCAGGAGCGTGTCGCCGTCCTGCCAGAACTCGATGTCGCAGCCGAGTTCGGGACCCGCGAGCAGCTGGCCCTGGGGGCCGAGGTGGTTCTCGCCGAGGCGGAGGACCGGTGCCGACATCAGGGCGCGCGGGAGCTTCCCGTCCAGGAAGAGCGCGGGCTTCAGCAGCCTGTCGCCGCCCAGCGGCTGCCCGATGTACACGGCCTTGCCGGCGTTCAGCTCGGTCAGCGCGCGTATCAGCCGTGCACGGTCTGCCGCGCGGACGCCGAGGACGTGCCGGGTCCGGGAGATGGCCGGGACCCGGAAGTACTCGACACCTGCCCGCTCACATGCCGCGATGGCGAGGTCGAGGTTGCCCGCAGCCGCCTCGGCAGCCCTGAAGTGGTCCACCACACGGCCGTAGAGCTTCTGGCTCTGCCTGGTGACGACCGGTTGCAGACCGCCGTGGGCCGCAGCGGCCTTCCGACGGCTACGCGCGGCACGCAGGGTCCACAGTTGCTCGGATGCCTTCTGCTTCACGCGTGGACTCAGACGCCGCACAATCGAGGCTACGGTCACTCTCGTACCTTTCCTTACGTGCCGACGGGGTGGCGAAGACGTCCACGAGCCCGGCTGCGCCGCTGCGGCGGCCCGTTTACCCGACATACATCAAGAGCACATAGTCATATCAGATTCTGTTGGTTTACGACCACGTGCGGACCGGTAGCGACCCCCCGCCCCGATCCCTCACATCCCGTTCCACATGCGGTGATACCGGCGCGGGCGGCGATCCGGCGGGCGAGGTGCCGACGCTCCGTCAGCCCGCTCCGCGGCCCCGGGTGTGGTGACCTTGTGATGATCGCGTCGCCACTCGCGCACAGGGCCGGACGCCGGGGACCGGACCCCGGGCCATAGCACACTAGGCCCCGTGCTCCGTCCGCGAGGACGGGAGCACGGGGCCTAGTGTGGGTGGGCAGATCCCCTAGATCGTCACTTGACGATCTTGGTGACCTGGCCGGCGCCGACGGTACGGCCACCCTCACGGATGGCGAACTTCAGGCCCTCCTCCATGGCGACCGGCTGGATCAGCGCGACCGTCATGGCGGTGTTGTCGCCCGGCATGACCATCTCGGTGCCCTCGGGGAGGGTCACCACGCCGGTCACGTCCGTGGTACGGAAGTAGAACTGCGGGCGGTAGTTGTTGAAGAACGGGGTGTGCCGGCCACCCTCGTCCTTCGACAGGATGTAGGCCTGGGCCTCGAAGTCGGTGTGCGGCGTGACCGAACCCGGCTTGATGACGACCTGGCCGCGCTCGACGTCCTCGCGCTTGATGCCGCGGAGCAGCAGACCGACGTTCTCACCGGCCTGGCCCTCGTCGAGCAGCTTGCGGAACATCTCGATGCCGGTGACCGTGGTGGTGGTCTTGGTCTCCTTGATGCCGACGATGTCGACAGTCTCGTTGACCTTGAGCACACCGCGCTCGATACGACCGGTGACGACGGTGCCACGACCGGTGATCGTGAAGACGTCCTCGATCGGCATCAGGAACGGCTTGTCGACGTCACGCTCGGGGGTGGGGATGTTGTCGTCCACGGCCTGCATGAGACCGAGGAGCTTCTCGCCCCACTCCTTGTCGCCCTCAAGGGCCTTGAGCGCCGAGACACGGACGACCGGAACGTCGTCGCCCGGGAACTCGTACTCGGAGAGCAGCTCGCGGACCTCGAGCTCGACGAGCTCCAGGATCTCCTCGTCGTCCACCATGTCGGCCTTGTTCAGGGCGACAACGATGTACGGAACGCCGACCTGGCGGGCCAGGAGCACGTGCTCCTTGGTCTGCGGCATCGGGCCGTCGGTGGCGGCGACCACGAGGATGGCGCCGTCCATCTGGGCAGCACCGGTGATCATGTTCTTGATGTAGTCCGCGTGACCCGGGCAGTCGACGTGGGCGTAGTGACGCGCCTCGGTCTGGTACTCGACGTGCGCGATCGAGATGGTGATACCGCGCTGCCGCTCCTCCGGTGCCTTGTCGATCTGGTCGAACGGCGTGAAGGGGTTCAGGTCCGGGTACGCGTCGTGCAGCACCTTGGTGATCGCCGCGGTAAGAGTGGTCTTACCGTGGTCGATGTGACCGATGGTGCCGATGTTGACGTGCGGCTTAGTCCGCTCGAACTTCGCCTTCGCCACTGGGGTCCTCCTGTGGACTGGTTCTGTACGCCGTACGACGTCAGTTGGTCTTGATCGGGACGGTTCCGGACGCTGGTGTGCGCTCGGTCCCGGCCCGCGGGTGGGGGCCGGAGGCCCCGGCAGCCCGTCAGGGGGATGCCGGGAATGCCTCCTTACAGCCTAAGGCTTCGCAATGGTCCGGAAAATCCGGAGCTTACTCGCCCTTGGCCTTGGCGATGATGTCGTCCGCCACGTTCCGCGGAACCTCGGCGTACGAGTCGAACTGCATCGAGTAGCTCGCGCGACCAGAGGTCTTGCTGCGCAGGTCACCGACGTAGCCGAACATCTCGGAGAGCGGGACGAGGGCCTTGACGACCCGGGCACCGCTGCGCTCCTCCATGGCCTGGATCTGGCCACGGCGGGAGTTGAGGTCGCCGATCACATCGCCCATGTAGTCATCGGGCGTGGTGACCTCGACGGCCATCATGGGCTCCAGCAGAGCCGGGCTGGCCTTCCGCGCACCCTCCTTGAACGCCATGGAACCGGCGATCTTGAAGGCGAGCTCGGAGGAGTCGACCTCGTGGTAGGCACCGTCGAGCAGGGTGACCCGCACGCCCACCATGGGGTAGCCGGCGAGAACGCCGAACTCCATGGCCTCCTGGGCACCGGCGTCGACCGAGGGGATGTACTCCTTCGGCACGCGGCCACCCGTGACCTTGTTCACGAACTCGTAGCCCTCGCCGCCCTCAAGGGGCTCAATGGCGATCTGGACCTTCGCGAACTGGCCGGAGCCACCGGTCTGCTTCTTGTGGGTGTAGTCGATCCGCTCGACCGCCTTGCGGATGGTCTCGCGGTACGCCACCTGCGGCTTGCCGACGTTGGCCTCGACCCGGAACTCACGGCGCATACGGTCGACCAGCACCTCAAGGTGCAGCTCGCCCATACCCGCGATGATGGTCTGGCCGGTCTCCTCGTCCGTGTGGACCTGGAAGGACGGGTCCTCCTCGGCCAGACGCTGGATCGCGACGCCCAGCTTCTCCTGGTCGCCCTTGGACTTCGGCTCGATGGCGACCTGGATCACCGGAGCCGGGAAGTTCATGGACTCGAGGATCACCGGGTTCGCCGGGTCGCTGAGGGTCTCACCGGTGGTGGTGTCCTTCAGGCCCATGACGGCGATGATGTCGCCGGCACCGACGCTGGAGATCTCCTCACGCTTGTTGGCGTGCATCCGGTAGATCTTGCCGATCCGCTCCTTGCGGCCCTTCACCGAGTTCAGCACCTGGGTGCCGGACTCCAGACGGCCGGAGTAGACCCGGACGAAGGTGAGCTTGCCGAGGTGCGGGTCGCTCATGATCTTGAAGGCCAGAGCCGAGAGGGGCTCCTCTTCGGAGGCCTTGCGGAAGATCTCGGTCTCCTCGTCGCCGACCTTGTGGCCGGTGACGCCCTCGACGTCGGCGGGGGACGGCAGGTACTCCACGATCGCGTCGAGCAGGGGCTGCACGCCCTTGTTCTTGAACGCGGTACCGCAGAAGACCGGGGTGAGGTTGCCGGCGATGGTGGCGCGGCGGATGCCGGCCTTCAGCTGCTCCTGGGTGGGCTCGACGCCCTCCAGGTACAGCTCCATCAGCTCCTCGTCGGCCTCGGCGGCCGTCTCCAGCAGCTTGTCCCGCCACTCCTGGGCAGCGTCCAGGTGGGTGTCGGGGATGTCGATGGTCTCGTACATCTCGCCCTTGGGCGCGTCCTCGGACCAGACCAGGGCCTTCTGGCGGACCAGGTCGATGACGCCGCGGAAGTCCGCCTCGGCACCGATCGGGAGCTGCATGACCAGCGGGGTCGCACCGAGGCGGTCGACGATCATGTCGACGCAGCGGTGGAACTCCGCACCCACGCGGTCCAGCTTGTTGACGAAGCAGATACGCGGGACGTTGTAGCGGTCGGCCTGGCGCCACACGGTCTCGGACTGCGGCTCCACACCGGCCACACCGTCGAACACGGTCACGGCACCGTCGAGCACGCGCAGACAGCGCTCCACCTCGACGGTGAAGTCGACGTGGCCCGGGGTGTCGATGATGTTGATGGTGTGGTCGCTGCCGTCCACGGTCCAGTGGCAGGTCGTCGCGGCGGACGTGATGGTGATGCCGCGCTCCTGCTCCTGCTCCATCCAGTCCATGGTGGCGGCGCCATCGTGGACCTCACCGAGCTTGTAGCTCACACCGGTGTAGAACAGGATCCGCTCAGTGGTGGTGGTCTTGCCCGCGTCGATGTGCGCCATGATCCCGATGTTGCGGACCTTGGCCAGGTCAAGGGAGGTAGTAGCCATGGTGGCTCGTCTTCTCTCTCGTTTGCGTCGTAGGCGGGTCGACTACCAGCGGTAGTGCGCGAAGGCCTTGTTGGACTCGGCCATCTTGTGGGTGTCCTCGCGGCGCTTCACGGAGGCGCCGAGGCCGTTGGAGGCGTCGAGGATCTCGTTGAGCAGACGCTCGGTCATGGTCTTCTCGCGACGGGCGCGCGAGTAGCCGACCAGCCAGCGCAGCGCCAGGGTGGTGGAACGGCCCGGGCGGACCTCCACCGGCACCTGGTAGGTGGCGCCACCGACACGGCGGGAGCGGACCTCAAGGGTCGGCTTGACGTTCTCCAGGGCGCGCTTGAGGGTGACGACCGGGTCGTTGCCGCTCTTCTCGCGGATGCCCTCAAGGGCGCCGTACACGATGCGCTCGGCGGTGGAGCGCTTGCCGTGCAGCAGGACCTTGTTGACGAGCGAGGTCACCAGGGGGGAGTTGTAGACCGGGTCGATGATGACCGGGCGCTTCGGGGCGGGGCCCTTGCGAGGCATTCTTACTTCTCCTTCTTGGCGCCGTAGCGGCTGCGGGCCTGCTTGCGGTTCTTGACACCCTGGGTGTCAAGCGAGCCGCGGATGATCTTGTAGCGCACACCCGGCAGGTCCTTCACACGACCGCCGCGAACCAGCACGATGGAGTGCTCCTGCAGGTTGTGGCCCTCGCCCGGGATGTAAGCGGTGACCTCGATCCCGCTGGTGAGGCGCACACGGGCGACCTTGCGGAGAGCCGAGTTCGGCTTCTTCGGGGTGGTCGTGTACACACGCGTGCAGACGCCGCGGCGCTGGGGCGAACCCTTCAGTGCGGGCGTCTTGTTCTTCTCGACCTTGTCCTGCCGGCCCTTTCGGACCAGCTGCTGGATCGTAGGCACCGTTTCTCCGTTTTCTCTGTGCCAAGTCTGGGTGGAACTAACCTGGTGCGATGCCGCCCTCGTCCGACCCACGCGGTCGGGCGTGTCGGGCCTCTTCCCATCCGGTCGCTCACTGCTGCGAACTCACGGACGAGGAATCGCGGAATCCCAAGG is part of the Peterkaempfera bronchialis genome and encodes:
- the rpsJ gene encoding 30S ribosomal protein S10 produces the protein MAGQKIRIRLKAYDHEVIDSSAKKIVETVTRTGAQVAGPVPLPTEKNVYCVIRSPHKYKDSREHFEMRTHKRLIDILDPTPKTVDSLMRLDLPAGVDIEIKL
- a CDS encoding stealth family protein; this encodes MRIRERARVVPFLRQCWSARAAAGRRRLDAADPAVRRLSAEGFPLRGRTVDHYSAAAAATADLRTVTDLLESEGIPYFLVPGHDPLRKVVGVEEQYRREFLRLAGEQLRRTAGYVAALGQSGVPSRVVLWADGRLPRSIRSARALRLGVVRLGPVGQILGGLDTGCEVEFWRQGHELDGAAADAGWLTVPTRQLGEVFSGALVAPRVNRVTEVLPADARKPASITLGGHGFPTFEPFAEPGVDEVLFPIDVVYTWVDGSDPVLAAKREAHRDGTTGLIAAREVGSSRYTSHDELKYSLRSLEMYADFIRHIYIVTDGQKPHWLNEDAEGITVVDHRDILPAEALPVFNSHAIESRLHRIPGLSEHYLYFNDDVFVNRPVEAGRFFHGNGIALLPFSPFKLGVGAPQSEEPAPNSAGKNVREVILRAHGRYITNKFLHTPHPQLLSVMKELHDLGIPELESTTRSRFRSIRDVAPAATLHHHWAMVTGRAVPGEYSFRYVELGKPDLRERLARLANAADVDFFCLNDVSTDDARRDAIRGTAHTFLERRFPFASRFEKTLAKTPVRTGG
- a CDS encoding stealth family protein, with the translated sequence MKQKASEQLWTLRAARSRRKAAAAHGGLQPVVTRQSQKLYGRVVDHFRAAEAAAGNLDLAIAACERAGVEYFRVPAISRTRHVLGVRAADRARLIRALTELNAGKAVYIGQPLGGDRLLKPALFLDGKLPRALMSAPVLRLGENHLGPQGQLLAGPELGCDIEFWQDGDTLLDRPEGARKLAGIQPQASEAVFREAIVAPRQNRIADVVAASEQQPATVKIGDREVPTFEVFSRPTLADVTFPVDVVYTWVDGEEPAMRAKRARYKGEGTAEILDKEINESRYTNHDELKYSLRSLEMYADFIRHIYIVTDGQRPHWLKDDAEGVTVVDHRDIFPADVLPVFNSHAIETRLHHIPGLSDHYLYFNDDVFVGRRVTAEHFFLGSGTMRVPVSPLKIGVGKPHAEETATNSANKNVRELLFKKFGRMTTNNFMHTPLPQQRLTLQELAEMFPEEVAQTTASRFRSPQDIAMTAPLLYQYALATGKGVQSKYRFRYVNIGREDADKRLADLQRSRRFDFFCLNDVDVPPEQREEVSRRMHDFLEQYFPFPSSFEKSH
- the tuf gene encoding elongation factor Tu encodes the protein MAKAKFERTKPHVNIGTIGHIDHGKTTLTAAITKVLHDAYPDLNPFTPFDQIDKAPEERQRGITISIAHVEYQTEARHYAHVDCPGHADYIKNMITGAAQMDGAILVVAATDGPMPQTKEHVLLARQVGVPYIVVALNKADMVDDEEILELVELEVRELLSEYEFPGDDVPVVRVSALKALEGDKEWGEKLLGLMQAVDDNIPTPERDVDKPFLMPIEDVFTITGRGTVVTGRIERGVLKVNETVDIVGIKETKTTTTVTGIEMFRKLLDEGQAGENVGLLLRGIKREDVERGQVVIKPGSVTPHTDFEAQAYILSKDEGGRHTPFFNNYRPQFYFRTTDVTGVVTLPEGTEMVMPGDNTAMTVALIQPVAMEEGLKFAIREGGRTVGAGQVTKIVK
- the fusA gene encoding elongation factor G, whose protein sequence is MATTSLDLAKVRNIGIMAHIDAGKTTTTERILFYTGVSYKLGEVHDGAATMDWMEQEQERGITITSAATTCHWTVDGSDHTINIIDTPGHVDFTVEVERCLRVLDGAVTVFDGVAGVEPQSETVWRQADRYNVPRICFVNKLDRVGAEFHRCVDMIVDRLGATPLVMQLPIGAEADFRGVIDLVRQKALVWSEDAPKGEMYETIDIPDTHLDAAQEWRDKLLETAAEADEELMELYLEGVEPTQEQLKAGIRRATIAGNLTPVFCGTAFKNKGVQPLLDAIVEYLPSPADVEGVTGHKVGDEETEIFRKASEEEPLSALAFKIMSDPHLGKLTFVRVYSGRLESGTQVLNSVKGRKERIGKIYRMHANKREEISSVGAGDIIAVMGLKDTTTGETLSDPANPVILESMNFPAPVIQVAIEPKSKGDQEKLGVAIQRLAEEDPSFQVHTDEETGQTIIAGMGELHLEVLVDRMRREFRVEANVGKPQVAYRETIRKAVERIDYTHKKQTGGSGQFAKVQIAIEPLEGGEGYEFVNKVTGGRVPKEYIPSVDAGAQEAMEFGVLAGYPMVGVRVTLLDGAYHEVDSSELAFKIAGSMAFKEGARKASPALLEPMMAVEVTTPDDYMGDVIGDLNSRRGQIQAMEERSGARVVKALVPLSEMFGYVGDLRSKTSGRASYSMQFDSYAEVPRNVADDIIAKAKGE
- the rpsG gene encoding 30S ribosomal protein S7, which translates into the protein MPRKGPAPKRPVIIDPVYNSPLVTSLVNKVLLHGKRSTAERIVYGALEGIREKSGNDPVVTLKRALENVKPTLEVRSRRVGGATYQVPVEVRPGRSTTLALRWLVGYSRARREKTMTERLLNEILDASNGLGASVKRREDTHKMAESNKAFAHYRW
- the rpsL gene encoding 30S ribosomal protein S12 is translated as MPTIQQLVRKGRQDKVEKNKTPALKGSPQRRGVCTRVYTTTPKKPNSALRKVARVRLTSGIEVTAYIPGEGHNLQEHSIVLVRGGRVKDLPGVRYKIIRGSLDTQGVKNRKQARSRYGAKKEK